From a region of the Campylobacter showae genome:
- the pbpC gene encoding penicillin-binding protein 1C, producing the protein MKRVLAKFIKFSAAFALLCFVAFLVLDFAYPLDTKALKRENSFILFDKNGRIVALRPSSDEIWRFEAKNIPQTLKDSVLLFEDKFFYYHIGVNPFAMIRATAHNLTHKNRIGASTITMQVARMMKREERTYANKFKEIFTALQLEWHYSKDEILNFYFNLAPYGGNIEGAAAAARFYFGKDLSELSIAECALLSTIPKNPNANRLDKKSNINALKNRVAKLLYKAGVIDQSAFQRAQREPFKNKRYDAVYKARHYATQALKNGVTHSNLDLNLQILLENALKNTATSLKSKDAYNAAGIIIDNKNMSVAAYVGSHDWHAPQGQNDGVTMSRNVGSTLKPFIFSLGLDEGFITPKSQMIDTEIFLGEYAPKNYDSRFFGIISATEALALSLNIPAVSLNNKLGENSLYELLSRVHLVSNSKEFYADSIALGSAEMSLLSLAHLYTIYANGGELKPLEVAGKTLLGYGRLISPQSAYLTSKMLSSASRSYLGVAWQYAKDTPQIAFKTGTSYGSRDIYTIGVNNDYTVAVWFGNFNGKKTQNLSGFSDASRTVFDVFKLLAQKQKLSFMNAPSGIESKKTCLDAFKFKECRDEEDDWLIEGVAPKDICESIRGDEVGFLLKNGAITQEDIKESPCYYKFKSYKPLVATPSNNQILLSDENLTKVMLKCYAYIGDEIYIKIDENEWEKVNNASENTLNLTQGKHKLGCLDENSNLSEINIEIRRF; encoded by the coding sequence ATGAAAAGAGTTTTAGCTAAATTTATCAAATTTTCCGCCGCCTTTGCCCTGCTTTGCTTTGTAGCTTTTTTGGTGCTCGACTTTGCCTATCCGCTTGACACGAAAGCGCTAAAGCGGGAAAATTCGTTCATACTTTTTGATAAAAACGGCCGTATCGTCGCCCTTCGGCCTAGCAGCGACGAAATTTGGAGATTTGAGGCTAAAAACATACCGCAGACGCTAAAAGATAGCGTTCTTTTGTTTGAGGATAAATTTTTCTACTACCACATCGGCGTAAATCCCTTTGCCATGATTCGCGCGACCGCGCACAACCTCACGCACAAAAACCGTATCGGCGCCTCCACTATCACGATGCAAGTCGCGCGCATGATGAAGCGAGAGGAGCGTACCTACGCGAATAAATTTAAAGAGATCTTTACCGCGCTTCAGCTGGAGTGGCACTATAGCAAGGACGAGATTTTAAATTTTTATTTTAATCTCGCTCCATACGGCGGAAATATCGAGGGCGCGGCGGCTGCGGCGAGGTTTTATTTTGGTAAAGATTTAAGCGAGCTTAGTATCGCCGAGTGCGCGCTTTTAAGCACGATCCCAAAAAATCCAAACGCCAACCGCCTAGATAAAAAATCAAACATCAACGCGCTAAAAAACCGCGTCGCAAAGCTGCTTTATAAAGCAGGCGTGATAGATCAAAGCGCATTCCAAAGAGCGCAAAGAGAGCCTTTTAAAAACAAACGCTACGACGCCGTTTATAAGGCCAGACACTACGCCACGCAAGCTCTAAAAAACGGCGTTACGCACTCGAATTTAGATCTAAATTTGCAAATTTTACTCGAAAACGCGCTAAAAAATACGGCAACCTCGCTAAAATCAAAAGACGCCTACAACGCCGCGGGGATAATCATCGATAACAAAAATATGAGCGTAGCGGCATACGTGGGCTCGCACGACTGGCACGCTCCGCAGGGGCAAAACGATGGCGTAACGATGAGTAGAAACGTGGGCTCGACGCTAAAGCCGTTTATATTTTCGCTAGGACTTGACGAGGGTTTCATCACGCCAAAAAGCCAGATGATAGATACAGAAATTTTCCTCGGAGAGTACGCACCCAAAAACTACGACAGCAGGTTTTTTGGCATCATCTCAGCGACCGAGGCGCTAGCGCTTAGCCTAAATATCCCGGCCGTTAGCCTAAACAACAAATTAGGCGAAAACTCTCTTTACGAGCTGCTTTCTCGCGTGCATTTGGTGAGCAATTCAAAGGAATTTTACGCCGACAGTATCGCACTTGGAAGTGCGGAAATGAGCCTGCTAAGCTTAGCCCACCTCTACACTATCTACGCAAACGGCGGCGAGCTAAAACCTCTTGAAGTCGCGGGCAAGACGCTACTAGGCTACGGACGGCTAATCAGCCCGCAAAGCGCGTATCTAACCTCAAAAATGCTCTCAAGCGCGTCAAGAAGCTACCTGGGCGTTGCGTGGCAATACGCAAAAGACACGCCTCAAATCGCCTTTAAAACCGGCACCAGCTACGGCTCGCGCGATATCTATACGATCGGCGTAAATAACGACTACACGGTCGCGGTTTGGTTTGGTAACTTTAACGGCAAAAAGACGCAAAATTTAAGCGGATTTAGCGACGCGTCTCGCACGGTTTTTGACGTCTTTAAACTGCTTGCTCAAAAGCAAAAATTATCTTTCATGAACGCGCCAAGCGGCATAGAGAGCAAGAAAACCTGCCTTGACGCATTTAAATTTAAAGAGTGTAGAGACGAGGAGGACGACTGGCTGATAGAGGGCGTTGCGCCAAAGGATATCTGCGAGAGTATCAGGGGCGACGAAGTAGGATTTTTACTAAAAAACGGCGCGATTACTCAAGAAGATATCAAAGAAAGTCCTTGTTACTATAAATTTAAAAGCTATAAACCTCTCGTTGCAACGCCGTCAAATAATCAAATTCTGCTAAGCGATGAAAATTTAACTAAAGTTATGCTAAAATGTTACGCGTATATCGGAGATGAGATATATATCAAGATAGATGAAAACGAGTGGGAAAAAGTAAACAACGCGAGCGAAAATACATTAAATTTAACGCAAGGCAAACATAAGCTCGGGTGTCTGGACGAAAATTCTAATTTAAGCGAAATCAATATCGAAATAAGGAGGTTTTAA